Proteins from one Rhizobium sp. CB3090 genomic window:
- a CDS encoding ABC transporter ATP-binding protein, whose amino-acid sequence MFRRFFSYYARYKTLFFLDFGCAVVAGLLELGFPLAVKLFVDELLPSRDWGLIATTAALLLVVYALNTALMAVVNYWGHALGISIESDMRRQAFDHIQKLSFRYFDNNRTGHLITHVTKDLEEVGEIAHHGPEDVFIAIMTFIGAFLLMFSVHWKLALLTTVIVPFMTWLVSRYGAKMTLNWRSLFTKVGDFNIRVQESVGGIRVVKAFANEDYESRLFARNNEDYKATKLNAYAYMTASIALSYFSTRLVQLVVMVAGTWFVVSGELTYGGFVSFLLLINVFFHPIDKITSLLEMYPKGIAGFRRFLSLIDTQPDLADRSNAIAVDHLKGDIVYKNVSFGYSDQGTIFDGLNLTISAGETIAFVGASGTGKTTICSLLPRFYDVTGGSITIDGIDIRDMTQASLRSQIGIVQQDVFLFGSTIRENIAYGKLGATDQDIMESLRRASLDEFVRSLPDGLDTSTGERGVKMSGGQKQRLAIARIFLKNPPILILDEATSALDTATEFAIQQALADLSKGRTTLVVAHRLTTIRNADRIIVMGPNGIAEQGSHAELLARGGGYAGLHSAQFDTLP is encoded by the coding sequence ATGTTTCGTCGCTTCTTTTCCTATTATGCGCGCTATAAAACCTTATTTTTCTTGGATTTTGGCTGCGCTGTTGTCGCCGGCCTCCTGGAACTGGGCTTTCCGTTGGCGGTCAAGCTCTTTGTCGATGAGCTGCTGCCAAGTCGTGACTGGGGTCTGATTGCAACGACCGCTGCATTGCTGCTGGTCGTCTATGCGCTGAACACCGCCCTGATGGCCGTGGTCAACTATTGGGGCCATGCGCTCGGCATCTCGATTGAATCCGACATGCGTCGTCAGGCCTTCGACCACATCCAGAAGCTCTCATTCCGTTATTTCGACAACAACAGAACCGGGCATCTGATCACTCATGTCACCAAGGATCTCGAGGAGGTGGGCGAAATCGCCCATCACGGACCCGAGGACGTTTTCATCGCCATTATGACTTTCATCGGCGCCTTCCTGCTGATGTTTTCGGTGCATTGGAAGCTGGCGCTGCTGACGACCGTCATCGTGCCGTTCATGACATGGCTGGTCAGCCGCTACGGCGCGAAGATGACATTGAACTGGCGGAGCCTGTTCACCAAGGTCGGTGACTTCAACATCCGCGTACAGGAGAGCGTCGGCGGTATCCGTGTCGTCAAGGCTTTCGCCAATGAGGATTACGAAAGCCGGCTGTTTGCCCGCAACAATGAGGACTATAAGGCCACCAAGCTCAACGCCTATGCCTATATGACGGCGAGCATCGCGCTCAGCTATTTCAGCACGCGCCTCGTGCAGCTCGTGGTGATGGTGGCTGGAACCTGGTTCGTCGTTTCCGGCGAGCTGACCTATGGCGGCTTTGTCAGCTTCCTGCTGCTGATCAACGTCTTCTTCCACCCGATCGACAAGATCACCTCGTTGCTTGAAATGTATCCGAAGGGCATTGCCGGCTTCAGACGCTTCCTGTCGCTGATTGACACACAGCCCGATCTCGCCGACCGATCGAACGCGATTGCGGTCGACCATCTCAAAGGCGATATCGTCTATAAGAACGTGAGCTTCGGCTATTCGGATCAGGGTACGATCTTCGACGGCCTGAACTTGACTATATCGGCTGGAGAGACCATCGCCTTCGTCGGCGCTTCGGGAACTGGCAAGACGACGATCTGCTCGCTGCTGCCGCGCTTCTACGATGTGACGGGCGGCAGCATTACCATCGACGGCATCGACATCCGCGATATGACGCAGGCCTCCTTGCGTAGCCAGATCGGCATCGTGCAGCAGGACGTGTTCCTGTTCGGATCGACCATTCGCGAGAACATCGCCTATGGAAAGCTCGGCGCGACCGATCAGGACATCATGGAGTCGCTGCGTCGCGCATCGCTCGACGAATTCGTCCGCTCCCTGCCCGACGGCCTGGACACGTCGACCGGCGAACGCGGTGTGAAAATGTCGGGTGGGCAGAAGCAGCGTCTTGCCATCGCGCGCATCTTCCTCAAGAACCCGCCGATCCTGATCCTCGATGAGGCAACGTCCGCGCTCGACACGGCAACCGAGTTTGCCATCCAACAGGCGCTGGCGGACCTCTCGAAGGGACGCACGACCCTGGTGGTGGCGCATCGGCTGACGACCATCCGCAATGCCGATCGCATCATTGTCATGGGGCCGAACGGCATTGCGGAGCAGGGATCGCACGCGGAGCTGCTGGCTCGCGGCGGTGGCTATGCCGGGCTTCACAGCGCTCAGTTCGATACGCTCCCATGA
- a CDS encoding class I SAM-dependent methyltransferase, with amino-acid sequence MDDLFPATSMPDRDWWAALWPRPAEVLTSLGIRPDMTVLDLCCGDGYFTAPLARLVDGGVYALDLDSGMIEQAKIEVERLGGTVRQWINADAREIASLLPEPVDYVLMANTFHGVPDKPGLARAVWHILRPGGLFTIVNWHPIPREQTVVVGQPRGPSTDMRMSPDAVRKIVEPAGFRTARIEELPPYHYGIILERL; translated from the coding sequence ATGGATGATCTGTTCCCCGCGACCTCGATGCCCGACCGGGATTGGTGGGCGGCCCTTTGGCCGCGGCCAGCGGAGGTTCTGACTAGTCTTGGCATCCGGCCCGACATGACCGTGCTCGACCTCTGTTGCGGTGATGGTTATTTTACCGCGCCGCTTGCCCGTCTCGTCGATGGAGGTGTCTATGCCCTTGATCTGGATTCGGGGATGATCGAGCAGGCAAAAATCGAGGTCGAACGCCTTGGCGGGACTGTCCGCCAATGGATCAACGCCGATGCGCGCGAGATCGCATCGCTGCTGCCGGAGCCGGTCGACTATGTGTTGATGGCCAATACATTCCATGGCGTGCCGGACAAACCGGGTCTGGCACGGGCAGTCTGGCATATTTTGCGGCCGGGAGGCTTGTTTACGATCGTCAACTGGCATCCGATCCCCAGGGAGCAAACGGTCGTGGTGGGTCAGCCGCGCGGCCCGAGTACGGACATGCGCATGTCGCCTGACGCCGTGCGAAAGATCGTCGAGCCAGCGGGATTTCGTACCGCCCGCATCGAGGAACTACCGCCCTATCACTACGGCATCATCCTGGAGCGCCTGTAG
- a CDS encoding universal stress protein produces MLADSVREVTVHADVLALLPDPATVRNCLDIAEDAARAVHGSMAAAHIGADPERMIAAPEEVDLQILRDMDENSPNQRFERVAGAFADWKRDRPDRESLLLDDCRGDLDRCVTAECHETALVVAPCHGNMDARDAFYDLLFKEHKLVLVPPSGAYAGNLLGHVVIGWKPHEHAQRTVVTARRWLAAADRITVLSVKDKADGSYQRTARELLDRLGLEGEVVAIGSGGRSVGETILDFAGSASATCLLIGAFKHGYLLELLLGRVTRHLLSHSALPLMMKH; encoded by the coding sequence ATGTTGGCCGATAGTGTGCGTGAAGTGACCGTCCATGCCGATGTTCTCGCGCTGCTGCCCGATCCCGCCACTGTCCGGAACTGCCTGGATATTGCCGAGGACGCCGCACGCGCCGTTCACGGCAGCATGGCGGCAGCTCATATCGGTGCCGATCCCGAAAGGATGATCGCCGCGCCCGAGGAAGTCGACCTGCAGATACTGCGAGACATGGACGAAAACTCTCCGAACCAAAGATTCGAGAGGGTTGCGGGTGCTTTTGCGGACTGGAAGCGGGACCGGCCCGACCGCGAAAGCCTGTTGCTGGATGATTGCCGCGGCGACCTAGACCGCTGTGTGACGGCCGAATGCCATGAGACGGCGCTGGTCGTCGCTCCATGCCACGGCAACATGGATGCCCGCGACGCGTTTTATGATCTCCTGTTCAAGGAACACAAGCTGGTGTTGGTGCCGCCTTCCGGAGCGTATGCCGGCAATCTGCTGGGCCATGTCGTGATCGGCTGGAAACCGCATGAACATGCGCAACGCACCGTCGTCACGGCAAGACGCTGGCTAGCTGCCGCCGATCGCATCACGGTTCTGTCTGTCAAAGATAAGGCTGACGGAAGCTACCAGCGCACGGCGAGGGAGTTGCTTGATCGGCTCGGCCTTGAGGGTGAGGTGGTCGCGATCGGTTCCGGAGGCCGGTCGGTCGGAGAAACGATCCTCGACTTTGCCGGGTCCGCGAGCGCGACATGCCTACTGATCGGCGCATTCAAACACGGATATCTTCTGGAACTGCTTCTCGGCCGTGTCACGCGCCACCTCCTGTCGCATAGTGCGCTTCCGCTGATGATGAAGCACTAG
- a CDS encoding helix-turn-helix domain-containing protein has protein sequence MKKITIGEAARQSGVKVPTIRYYESIGLLAEPDRSEGNQRSYEQSHVHRLAFIRHARELGFEVDAIRTLLALQDDPHQSCASADAIAKARLVEVEQRIRSLTALKAELEMMVESGGHGRIDQCRVIEVLADHGQCMHPRH, from the coding sequence ATGAAAAAGATCACGATTGGCGAAGCGGCCCGGCAAAGCGGCGTGAAGGTGCCGACAATCCGCTATTACGAAAGCATTGGACTTCTGGCGGAGCCGGACCGAAGCGAGGGCAACCAGCGATCCTACGAGCAATCGCACGTTCACAGGCTGGCTTTCATTCGCCACGCCCGCGAATTGGGCTTCGAGGTCGATGCGATAAGGACGCTTCTGGCGCTTCAGGACGATCCACATCAATCCTGCGCCTCCGCCGACGCCATCGCCAAGGCCCGTCTGGTCGAAGTCGAGCAACGGATACGCAGCCTGACGGCATTGAAGGCGGAGCTGGAGATGATGGTCGAAAGCGGCGGCCACGGCCGCATCGACCAGTGCCGGGTGATCGAAGTTCTGGCCGATCATGGGCAGTGCATGCATCCGCGTCATTAA
- a CDS encoding heavy metal translocating P-type ATPase translates to MAATGEARYRVSGMDCASCAAKIDTAVRRMPGVEDVSVSVASGTMTVRHDETSNLTAIEKKVAGLGYSLAPLTGKAKRAPSEHLHDHHAHEDHHHDHDGHDHSSHNHADHGHYDHAAKEIEGLHGHDYKPMDGPWWASKKGRLTIVSGVALVAAYTVGHLVPSIASYAFIVAMLVGLVPIARRAVMAALAGTPFSIEMLMTIAVVGAVVINAGEEAATVVFLFLVGELLEGVAAGKARASIQSLTTLVPKTALIEHNGETREVQAESLKVGAVILVRPGDRIAADGTIIEGESAIDEAPVTGESTPLRKGVDAKVFAGTINTDALLRVKVTAAAADNTIARVVKLVEEAQESKAPTERFIDRFSRYYTPGVVAVATLVAVTPPLVAGASWLEWIYKGLAILLIGCPCALVISTPAAIAAALSAGARSGLLLKGGAVLETMGKVTMVAFDKTGTLTEGKPKVTDVLGFGYTEAEVLSRAAALENGSSHPLALAILERAKSDKVPVPPAAEAKALPGKGVSGRVGGETMSLLSPQAARQNEPLSAEQNAQIETMNDEGKSVSVLVVDDKIAGLIAMRDEPRTDARAGIEALRTAGVGSVMLTGDNARTAGAIAKGLGIEPRAQLLPEDKQRIVRELQTKQQIVAKVGDGINDAPALAAADVGIAMGGGTDVALETADAATLHGRVTDVANMIVLSRTTMSNIRQNISMALGMKAVFLVTTIAGITGLWPAILADTGATVLVTANAMRLLRWKGVFDGHSMKAR, encoded by the coding sequence ATGGCAGCGACGGGGGAAGCACGATACAGAGTGAGCGGCATGGACTGCGCATCATGCGCGGCCAAGATCGATACGGCTGTGAGGCGGATGCCGGGCGTGGAGGATGTCTCCGTTTCCGTCGCCTCGGGAACGATGACAGTTCGCCACGACGAGACCAGCAATCTCACTGCGATCGAAAAGAAAGTGGCGGGCCTCGGCTATTCCCTCGCCCCGCTGACCGGCAAGGCCAAGCGCGCGCCCTCCGAACATCTTCATGACCATCATGCCCATGAAGATCATCATCACGATCACGACGGCCATGATCATTCATCGCACAACCATGCCGATCATGGTCATTACGACCATGCCGCAAAGGAAATCGAGGGACTGCATGGTCACGACTATAAGCCCATGGATGGTCCGTGGTGGGCGAGCAAGAAGGGTCGGCTGACCATCGTCTCGGGCGTGGCGCTGGTTGCCGCCTATACCGTCGGCCATCTCGTGCCTTCGATCGCATCCTATGCTTTTATCGTTGCCATGCTGGTCGGTCTCGTGCCGATCGCACGCCGTGCCGTCATGGCGGCCCTGGCGGGCACTCCCTTCTCCATCGAGATGCTGATGACGATTGCGGTCGTCGGCGCGGTTGTCATCAATGCCGGCGAAGAGGCGGCAACCGTTGTCTTCCTTTTCCTCGTCGGCGAACTGCTGGAAGGTGTTGCCGCCGGAAAGGCGCGCGCAAGCATCCAGTCATTGACGACGCTGGTCCCGAAAACCGCCTTGATCGAACACAATGGCGAGACCCGCGAAGTCCAGGCCGAGAGCCTTAAGGTGGGTGCGGTCATTCTCGTGCGTCCCGGCGACCGCATCGCCGCCGATGGCACTATCATCGAAGGCGAGAGCGCGATCGACGAAGCGCCGGTCACCGGAGAAAGCACACCCCTGCGCAAGGGCGTGGATGCTAAGGTCTTCGCAGGCACCATCAACACGGATGCTTTGCTGCGCGTCAAAGTCACCGCCGCTGCCGCCGACAACACGATTGCCCGTGTGGTGAAGTTGGTCGAGGAGGCGCAGGAATCCAAGGCGCCGACCGAACGCTTCATCGACCGCTTCTCGCGCTACTATACGCCTGGCGTGGTCGCCGTCGCGACACTGGTCGCGGTGACGCCGCCTCTGGTGGCCGGCGCAAGCTGGCTGGAATGGATATACAAAGGCCTCGCCATCCTGCTGATCGGCTGCCCCTGCGCCTTGGTGATCTCGACGCCGGCGGCGATCGCCGCGGCCCTGTCGGCGGGCGCCCGCAGCGGATTGTTGCTGAAAGGCGGCGCTGTTCTCGAGACGATGGGCAAGGTGACGATGGTCGCTTTCGACAAGACCGGCACTCTCACCGAGGGCAAGCCAAAGGTGACGGACGTCCTGGGCTTTGGTTACACCGAGGCGGAGGTTCTTTCGCGGGCAGCCGCTCTCGAAAACGGGTCGAGCCACCCGCTGGCGCTCGCAATTCTGGAGCGGGCGAAATCCGATAAGGTTCCGGTTCCGCCTGCCGCCGAAGCGAAGGCCCTGCCCGGCAAGGGTGTCAGTGGCCGTGTCGGTGGCGAGACCATGTCCCTCCTCTCTCCGCAGGCGGCGCGGCAGAATGAGCCATTGTCGGCCGAACAGAACGCGCAGATCGAAACGATGAACGACGAAGGCAAAAGCGTCTCCGTTCTCGTCGTCGACGACAAGATTGCCGGCCTGATCGCCATGCGCGACGAACCCCGCACCGATGCACGCGCCGGGATCGAGGCATTGCGGACAGCCGGCGTCGGTTCCGTCATGCTGACCGGTGACAACGCCCGTACCGCCGGTGCAATCGCGAAGGGTCTCGGCATCGAACCCCGCGCGCAGCTACTGCCGGAAGACAAGCAACGCATCGTGCGCGAACTGCAGACGAAGCAGCAGATCGTCGCCAAGGTCGGTGATGGCATCAACGATGCGCCCGCCCTGGCGGCCGCCGACGTCGGCATCGCCATGGGGGGCGGCACCGACGTGGCGCTGGAGACAGCCGATGCCGCCACTCTGCATGGCCGCGTCACCGATGTCGCTAACATGATCGTGCTGTCACGGACGACGATGAGCAATATCCGCCAGAATATCAGCATGGCACTTGGCATGAAGGCGGTGTTCCTGGTGACCACGATTGCCGGCATCACCGGCCTCTGGCCGGCGATTCTCGCCGATACCGGCGCGACCGTGCTCGTCACCGCAAACGCAATGAGACTGTTGCGGTGGAAAGGCGTGTTCGACGGCCATTCGATGAAAGCGCGCTGA
- a CDS encoding ATP-binding protein has product MPQLFWKFFRVIWLTFAVSVAIIILIVKLLQAAPFEREMAEERRALVLNLAANMLSKDGEDAASRFVRTSEETLPLGLSISKVADAGECAKKNAADTKTVQRDGACYRISIPNPISFSFKDLAPLIPWLTTLVASTLSAGALARYLVRPVVHLRDGLSALAHGRFDVRIGDKMGRRKDEVTALAHDFDSTAARLQELQEAQQRLFHDVSHELRSPLSRLQAVVGVLRQSPAKLGAMLDRIDREVERLDELVGEVLTLARLTARSASPLKTQTLDVIELLNEILGDTAFEAEAKDISITPDVDGVFPAEVEGELIYRALENVLRNAVKYTAEHSHISVLCEPTADLLKICVTDQGPGVSRDELERIFQPFSRGNDAMPKGGYGLGLAITRQAIERHGGRVYASLPTNGGLAITLEIPRKAAKNGALSGHG; this is encoded by the coding sequence ATGCCCCAACTTTTCTGGAAGTTTTTCAGAGTCATCTGGCTGACATTCGCAGTATCCGTTGCGATCATCATCCTGATCGTCAAGCTCCTGCAGGCCGCACCCTTTGAGCGAGAGATGGCGGAAGAGCGGCGGGCCCTCGTGTTGAACCTGGCCGCGAACATGCTTTCGAAGGACGGCGAAGATGCCGCCTCGCGCTTCGTGCGCACCAGCGAAGAGACTCTGCCGCTCGGGCTATCCATTTCGAAAGTCGCCGACGCAGGAGAGTGCGCGAAGAAGAACGCCGCCGACACGAAAACCGTTCAGAGAGATGGGGCATGCTATCGAATCTCGATACCGAACCCAATTAGCTTCAGCTTCAAGGATCTCGCTCCGCTGATACCCTGGTTAACCACGCTGGTCGCGAGCACGCTGTCGGCGGGTGCACTGGCACGTTACCTCGTTCGTCCGGTCGTGCATCTGCGCGATGGCCTGAGCGCGCTTGCACACGGCCGCTTCGACGTCCGTATCGGCGACAAGATGGGTCGTCGTAAGGATGAGGTCACTGCCCTTGCGCATGATTTCGATTCCACAGCAGCCAGACTGCAGGAGCTTCAAGAGGCGCAGCAGAGACTCTTTCACGATGTATCCCATGAACTGCGCTCGCCTTTATCGCGCCTCCAGGCCGTCGTGGGCGTCCTGCGGCAGAGCCCGGCAAAACTCGGTGCCATGCTGGACCGCATCGATCGAGAAGTCGAACGGCTTGATGAGTTGGTGGGTGAGGTCCTGACGCTTGCCCGGTTGACGGCTCGATCCGCCAGCCCGCTGAAAACTCAGACACTGGACGTCATAGAGCTGCTGAATGAAATTCTCGGTGATACGGCGTTCGAGGCAGAGGCCAAAGACATCTCGATCACTCCGGATGTCGACGGTGTCTTCCCAGCCGAAGTCGAGGGCGAGCTGATCTACAGGGCTCTCGAAAACGTCCTCCGAAATGCGGTCAAGTACACTGCCGAACATTCGCATATATCCGTACTATGCGAGCCTACGGCCGATCTCCTGAAGATCTGCGTCACCGATCAGGGACCGGGTGTTAGTCGAGACGAGCTCGAACGCATCTTCCAGCCATTCTCCCGCGGCAATGACGCAATGCCGAAAGGCGGATACGGCCTGGGCCTTGCGATCACCAGGCAGGCGATCGAACGTCATGGAGGGCGCGTGTACGCGTCGCTACCGACCAACGGTGGCCTCGCCATTACGCTCGAAATTCCCCGAAAGGCGGCAAAAAATGGTGCGTTGAGCGGCCACGGCTGA
- a CDS encoding response regulator gives MNKVLLIDDDVELTTLLQEYLTEEGYDVATDTDGRAAIAAAAGNTVDIIVLDIMMPRMNGIEVLQRIRKLSQVPVLMLTARGDDIDRISGLNLGADDYVPKPCSPGELAARLRAILRRAGQPAAGATTDTLRAGQLVIHPRSRTVEWRGEVLELTGTEFSLLEILARNGGQLVSKQDISKLAFGKPLTPFDRRIDVHISSVRQKLGLREDGQSWIRSIRGQGYQLLVD, from the coding sequence ATGAACAAGGTCCTACTCATCGACGACGATGTCGAGCTGACGACACTTCTGCAGGAATATCTGACGGAGGAAGGATATGATGTCGCGACGGACACGGATGGCCGCGCGGCTATTGCGGCTGCCGCCGGCAATACGGTCGACATCATCGTACTCGACATCATGATGCCCCGGATGAACGGGATCGAGGTTCTGCAGCGAATCCGGAAGCTGAGCCAGGTTCCCGTGCTGATGCTGACGGCCAGAGGCGACGACATCGACCGGATTTCGGGCTTGAACCTTGGCGCCGACGACTATGTGCCGAAGCCATGCTCGCCTGGAGAACTTGCGGCACGCCTGCGTGCGATCCTGCGTCGGGCGGGCCAGCCTGCGGCCGGCGCGACGACCGATACGCTGAGAGCGGGCCAGCTCGTGATCCATCCGCGCAGTCGAACCGTTGAGTGGCGCGGCGAGGTTTTGGAGCTGACTGGAACGGAGTTCAGTCTCCTCGAAATTCTCGCCCGCAACGGCGGTCAGCTCGTGTCGAAGCAGGATATTTCGAAGCTGGCGTTCGGAAAGCCGCTCACGCCATTCGACCGCCGCATCGACGTCCATATCAGCAGCGTTCGCCAAAAGCTTGGGCTCCGGGAGGACGGGCAATCCTGGATACGGTCCATTCGGGGCCAAGGCTATCAACTTCTCGTGGATTGA
- a CDS encoding efflux RND transporter periplasmic adaptor subunit → MPGLVRNASLKKPFRTFTAARITVAVLLHSCNAAAQQAAAPAPALTVSLTAPAQRDWPETVPASGWLKPWQEAIVASETSGLRITEVLVDVGSVVTKGQTLARLSQDSVLADIRKQEAAVVTAKANLTKATTNADRARQLRSSGALSDEKITEYLADEQTATASLTSEEAALDSEKIKLDQTTIKAVDDGLITSRSANLGAVVSTGTELFRMVRQQRVEWQAEVSARYLPRISEGLGVAINGPDGHAIAGKVRLVGPSVSTDTSRAIVYVALPADVRPRVGLYVTGNIELQTTPALTVPETAIVFRDGLNYVFTAGDGQRVRRVRVETGRRNNGEVEIVSGIDRSAKVVTSGGAFLSDNDLVKIAETN, encoded by the coding sequence ATGCCGGGACTCGTAAGGAATGCATCGTTGAAAAAGCCGTTCAGAACATTCACCGCCGCCCGCATCACCGTGGCCGTTCTACTTCACAGTTGCAATGCTGCAGCCCAGCAGGCCGCCGCGCCCGCACCTGCGCTCACCGTCTCTCTGACGGCGCCGGCCCAAAGGGACTGGCCGGAGACCGTTCCTGCGAGCGGCTGGCTGAAACCGTGGCAAGAGGCAATTGTCGCCTCCGAGACGAGCGGCTTGCGTATCACCGAAGTCCTGGTCGATGTCGGGTCCGTGGTCACCAAGGGGCAGACGCTGGCGCGGCTCTCGCAGGACAGCGTGCTCGCCGACATTCGCAAGCAGGAGGCGGCCGTCGTAACCGCCAAGGCAAACCTGACGAAGGCCACGACGAATGCGGATCGGGCGCGGCAGCTTCGGTCCTCCGGCGCTCTTTCCGACGAGAAGATTACCGAATATCTCGCCGACGAGCAGACGGCGACAGCAAGCCTGACATCCGAGGAAGCCGCGCTCGACAGCGAAAAGATCAAGCTCGATCAGACGACCATCAAGGCTGTCGACGATGGCCTGATAACCTCTCGTTCCGCCAACCTCGGCGCTGTCGTCTCCACCGGCACCGAACTGTTCCGCATGGTGCGCCAGCAGCGTGTCGAATGGCAGGCCGAAGTATCGGCGCGTTATCTACCGCGCATTTCGGAAGGCTTGGGCGTTGCGATCAACGGACCGGACGGCCACGCCATTGCCGGCAAAGTGCGGCTTGTCGGACCCTCTGTCAGCACCGACACCAGCCGGGCGATCGTCTATGTCGCACTGCCGGCCGACGTTCGTCCGCGGGTTGGCCTTTATGTCACCGGCAACATCGAGCTGCAGACCACACCGGCGCTCACCGTCCCCGAGACGGCGATCGTCTTCCGCGATGGCCTTAATTACGTCTTCACCGCTGGCGACGGCCAGCGGGTGCGGCGGGTCCGGGTGGAAACCGGCCGCCGCAACAACGGCGAGGTCGAGATCGTCTCCGGCATCGACCGGTCGGCGAAGGTCGTGACGTCGGGCGGTGCTTTTCTATCCGATAATGACCTGGTGAAGATTGCGGAGACGAACTGA